In a single window of the Labeo rohita strain BAU-BD-2019 chromosome 23, IGBB_LRoh.1.0, whole genome shotgun sequence genome:
- the tmco4 gene encoding transmembrane and coiled-coil domain-containing protein 4, translated as MESANNNNEEPKLTPDPGGPKHDQLPAEKVFGRQLSEPGRFAYAGMCGVSLGQLFQGPEQKRFRETYLEGLVQWLNLDESVMPVMQAFLAGLGFEGTDTFLSILHAEPLLRDGALPITQDLVSFSVKDGHYDARARVLIRHVSCLLRVTQQQLEDFEETLGEKLREAGEESEEESSRRQKKERGRKLRRYLLIGLATVGGGTVIGVTGGLAAPLVAAGAGAVLGAGGAAVLGSATGIAIMASLFGAAGAGLTGYKMNKRVGAIEEFEFLPMSSGKHLHLTIAVTGWLCSGKYSSFQAPWSSLGACGEQYCLKWESRYLLDLGSILDSLWDGLVSVVAQEALKYTVLSGIVTALTWPASLLAVASVIDNPWGVCLSRSAEVGKHLAQVLRSRQQGKRPVNLIGFSLGARVIYFCLEELANDQGSEGVVEDVVLLGAPVDGSEKAWQRLSRVVAGKIVNGYCRGDWLLGFLYRSSSVRLSVAGLQPINSQDRKIINVDLSSVVKGHLDYMRQMDTILVAVGVPTREEAGAMSGKLQLVHLSQEKTGTPESAGQKGEPSIDSSNQDTSEANVDEYKKQTQERGERKDSENGWDIPDISDLLDSIGECDGVLEACQGNARSPCALGVKDHVEPSQDQGKTNKDEGETDCEHTSWDWDDTNWTTESTNTTYQLHTEAREQIINGKPACSEPRVKKS; from the exons ATGGAATCAGCAAATAACAACAACGAGGAGCCGAAATTAACTCCAG ACCCAGGAGGACCGAAGCATGATCAGTTACCAGCAGAAAAAGTGTTTGGACGACAGCTGAGTGAACCAGGGCGCTTTGCGTACGCTGGAATGTGTGGAGTGTCCTTGGGCCAGCTGTTTCAAGGACCTGagcaaaa ACGTTTTCGTGAGACTTATCTGGAGGGTCTTGTTCAGTGGCTGAATCTCGACGAGTCGGTCATGCCGGTTATGCAAGCGTTCCTGGCAGGGCTCGGGTTCGAAGGCACTGACACCTTCCTGTCCATCTTGCACGCGGAGCCGCTGCTCAGAGACGGAGCTCTACCCATCACTCAG gacCTTGTGTCATTCTCTGTCAAAGATG GACATTATGATGCCAGGGCTCGAGTTCTGATCCGACATGTCAGCTGTCTGCTGCGTGTGACCCAACAGCAGCTGGAGGATTTTGAAGAGACTCTCGGAGAGAAATTGAGAGAGGCAGGAGAGGAAAGCGA AGAAGAGTCATCAAGGAGGcagaaaaaagagagaggtCGTAAATTGCGCCGTTACCTGCTCATCGGACTTGCCACTGTGGGTGGAGGGACGGTAATTG GTGTTACAGGAGGGTTGGCGGCTCCTCTGGTGGCTGCCGGGGCAGGAGCGGTGCTGGGAGCGGGTGGAGCCGCTGTACTTGGATCAGCCACGGGCATCGCCATCATGGCCTCCTTGTTTGGAGCTGCAGGGGCCGGGTTAACAG GCTATAAAATGAACAAGCGTGTCGGCGCTATAGAAGAGTTTGAGTTTCTTCCGATGAGTTCTGGAAAGCATCTTCATCTCACTATAGCCGTGACGGGCTGGCTGTGCAGCGGCAAATACA GTTCATTTCAGGCTCCCTGGTCCAGTCTAGGAGCGTGTGGTGAGCAGTACTGTCTAAAATGGGAGTCGCGTTATTTATTGGACCTGGGCTCTATTCTGGACTCATTATGGGATGGGCTTGTTAGTGTCGTGGCTCAGGAGGCCCTCAAATACACAGTGCTCTCAG GCATAGTAACGGCTCTGACATGGCCTGCCTCTCTGCTGGCTGTGGCCAGTGTGATCGACAACCCCTGGGGAGTGTGCCTGAGTCGCTCAGCCGAGGTGGGAAAACACCTCGCCCAGGTGCTCCGGAGCCGACAGCAG GGGAAGCGGCCTGTCAATCTAATTGGCTTTAGCCTTGGAGCTCGTGTCATCTACTTCTGCCTAGAAGAGCTCGCTAATGACCAAG GTAGCGAAGGTGTGGTGGAGGATGTGGTGCTGCTGGGAGCCCCTGTGGACGGGTCAGAGAAAGCATGGCAGCGACTGTCCAGGGTAGTGGCCGGGAAGATTGTTAATGGATATTGCAG AGGGGATTGGCTTCTTGGATTCCTCTACAGAAGTTCATCTGTCAGGCTGTCTGTTGCTGGGCTCCAGCCAATCAATTCGCAAGACCGCAAAATAATCAATGTGGATCTGTCATCAGTG GTAAAAGGACACCTGGACTACATGCGTCAGATGGACACCATCCTAGTAGCAGTAGGGGTTCCCACCAGGGAAGAAGCTGGTGCCATGAGTGGCAAACTACAGCTGGTACATTTATCTCAGGAAAAAACAGGCACTCCAGAATCAGCTGGTCAGAAAGGGGAGCCATCCATAGACAGTTCAAACCAAGATACCTCAGAGGCAAATGTAGACGAATACAAGAAACAGACACAGGAACGTGGTGAGAGGAAGGACTCTGAGAATGGCTGGGATATCCCTGATATATCTGATTTACTAGACTCCATCGGCGAATGTGATGGCGTCCTTGAAGCCTGTCAAGGGAACGCACGTTCGCCATGTGCTCTCGGAGTCAAGGATCATGTTGAACCATCTCAAGATCAGGGCAAAACAAATAAGGATGAAGGTGAAACAGACTGTGAGCACACGTCCTGGGACTGGGATGACACAAACTGGACTACTGAAAGCACAAACACAACCTACCAGTTGCACACTGAAGCACGGGAACAAATAATCAATGGCAAACCTGCTTGTTCTGAGCCAAGAGTAAAGAAATCATGA
- the htr6 gene encoding 5-hydroxytryptamine receptor 6 → MHLKSAGCVFASSRPQEAHTVLFNSPMMSGSPIPRVEAASGADAWNVHRSFNDSGTIGDGWSISGSGPWLLAGMLSLIILVTACGNILLIALVFAHRSLRCTSNCFLVSLFLSDLMVALVVMPPAMLNVLCGTWVLAPGFCPVWLCFDVMCCSASILNLCVISLDRYLLIISPLRYKQHMTPPRALLLVGGAWGLAALTSFLPIKMDWHSLGRTQDLAENYPANGTVSRMSSFYPSSYFQLSTSGTPSTQCRLRVTLPFALVATFLTFFLPSTAICFTYCRILLAARRQARQVEALSHPAYPHHSPGEPSRPPSPGHAVQDGDDYSHQEPHLLRQAPLSVNSERRLAHRQRKRALKASLTLGVLLGLFFSAWLPFFITNMAQAVCECVPPSFFDAITWLGYCNSTMNPIIYPMFMRDFKRALARLLPCCSSSQAPRRPSLPLSLSLRNSGEPQLPTEPPSLVSDPPQLPATATDAVNLLDAEHAGIDLPLLLPNQVDTLDD, encoded by the exons ATGCACTTGAAAAGTGCCGGATGCGTGTTCGCTTCATCGAGACCCCAGGAAGCGCACACGGTCCTATTCAACTCTCCGATGATGAGTGGCTCACCTATCCCTCGAGTAGAGGCAGCATCAGGTGCGGACGCCTGGAATGTTCACAGGAGCTTCAACGACAGCGGTACTATCGGTGACGGCTGGAGCATTAGTGGCAGCGGTCCCTGGCTTCTCGCAGGCATGCTGTCCCTCATAATTTTGGTGACAGCTTGTGGGAACATTTTGTTGATCGCCTTAGTGTTTGCACACCGCTCACTACGCTGCACCTCCAATTGCTTCCTGGTGTCCCTCTTCCTGTCTGACTTAATGGTGGCTTTGGTCGTGATGCCCCCTGCTATGCTTAACGTGCTGTGTGGGACCTGGGTGCTGGCGCCCGGATTCTGCCCCGTCTGGCTTTGCTTCGACGTGATGTGCTGTAGTGCTTCCATCCTCAACTTGTGTGTCATCAGTCTGGACCGCTACCTCCTCATCATCTCTCCATTGCGATACAAACAGCACATGACCCCGCCTCGTGCCTTGCTTCTGGTGGGCGGGGCTTGGGGGTTGGCAGCCCTCACTTCATTCCTGCCAATCAAGATGGACTGGCACAGCCTGGGTCGCACACAAGACCTTGCCGAGAATTATCCCGCCAACGGCACGGTCTCGCGGATGAGCTCCTTCTACCCTTCTTCGTACTTCCAGCTCTCCACGTCAGGGACGCCGTCCACGCAGTGCCGCCTGCGGGTGACTCTACCCTTCGCCCTCGTGGCGACCTTTCTCACCTTCTTCTTGCCCTCTACGGCCATCTGCTTCACCTACTGCCGGATCCTGTTGGCGGCCAGAAGACAGGCTCGACAGGTGGAGGCTCTTAGTCATCCTGCTTACCCACATCACTCACCCGGTGAACCATCTCGTCCTCCTTCTCCAGGGCATGCCGTCCAGGACGGAGACGACTACAGTCATCAGGAGCCACACTTGTTACGGCAAGCACCG ttGTCGGTGAACAGCGAGCGCAGACTGGCTCACAGGCAAAGGAAGAGAGCTCTGAAAGCCAGTCTTACCCTGGGAGTGCTCCTGGGTCTCTTCTTCAGTGCCTGGCTTCCCTTTTTTATCACCAATATGGCACAG GCGGTGTGCGAGTGCGTGCCACCCTCCTTCTTCGATGCCATCACCTGGCTGGGCTACTGTAACAGCACCATGAACCCAATTATATACCCCATGTTCATGAGGGATTTCAAGAGGGCTTTGGCACGGCTTCTACCCTGCTGTTCTTCCTCTCAAGCCCCTCGTAGGCCATCGCTGCCACTTTCCCTTTCTCTACGCAACTCAGGGGAGCCACAACTGCCCACCGAACCCCCCTCCCTCGTGTCCGACCCGCCTCAGCTACCAGCGACGGCTACGGACGCCGTTAACCTTCTTGACGCGGAGCACGCCGGGATCGACCTGCCTCTGCTGCTGCCCAACCAGGTCGATACATTAGACGATTGA